In Nicotiana tabacum cultivar K326 chromosome 19, ASM71507v2, whole genome shotgun sequence, one DNA window encodes the following:
- the LOC107764255 gene encoding uncharacterized protein LOC107764255 produces the protein MSYYPPNSMAHSHQLEPSLNPNLSSNPPPPGAPPPAAAALSQPSNEDPNRSATAKRPREEYTTATDEAGSSADADPPLKKRVKVAQDVVYRIVVPSRQIGKVIGKVGHRIQKIREETKATVKIADAIARHEERVIIISSKDNDDMFSDAENALHQIVSLILKDDDGNIDAQKVGAGHVAANTIRFLIAGSQAGGLIGVSGQNIETLRNSSGAAITVLAQHQLPLCASAHESDRVVQVSGDIPAVLRAVVEIGCQLRDNPPKQVISISPTYNLGYSRPSQPYVDPSSADYVNLTMLVPESLAGGLIGRCGSNISRIRAESGASIKVHGGKGEQKQRQVHLGGNAQQVALAKQRVDEYVYSQLMLQAGGEQLQESMQLQQSVHLQQSMQLQQSVQLQQQIPDPSATLMQGYSHGHGLYMNSNQEVQMMSSYPQVYTSSTPQAPSYYGQSYPAPQM, from the exons ATGTCCTATTATCCCCCAAATTCAATGGCTCATTCTCACCAACTCGAACCCTCCCTAAACCCTAACCTTAGTTCTAACCCTCCTCCTCCGGGAGCTCCACCTCCAGCTGCCGCCGCCCTTTCTCAACCGTCCAATGAAGATCCCAATCGGTCCGCCACCGCTAAACGTCCACGGGAGGAATACACCACCGCGACGGACGAGGCAGGGTCGTCGGCTGACGCTGACCCGCCGCTAAAGAAGCGGGTTAAGGTTGCCCAAGATGTAGTGTACCGTATAGTTGTACCGTCAAGACAGATCGGGAAAGTTATTGGTAAAGTAGGGCATCGTATACAGAAGATTCGTGAAGAAACTAAAGCTACTGTCAAAATTGCTGATGCCATCGCT CGCCATGAAGAGCGAGTAATCATCATTAGCTCGAAAGACAATGACGATATGTTTAGTGACGCGGAGAATGCACTTCATCAAATTGTGTCACTTATTTTAAAG GATGATGATGGCAACATTGATGCACAGAAAGTTGGTGCTGGCCATGTGGCAGCAAACACAATAAGGTTCTTGATTGCTGGTTCTCAGGCAGGTGGTTTGATAGGAGTGTCTGGTCAAAATATTGAAACTTTGAGGAATTCTTCTGGAGCTGCTATCACAGTTCTTGCTCAACATCAGTTGCCATTGTGTGCATCTGCTCATGAGTCTGATCGTGTAGTACAG GTATCAGGAGACATTCCTGCGGTCTTGAGAGCTGTGGTAGAAATCGGCTGTCAATTGAG GGATAATCCCCCTAAACAAGTAATTTCAATCAGTCCAACATACAATCTTGGCTATTCTCGCCCATCTCAACCATATGTCGATCCATCTTCAG CTGATTATGTAAATCTGACGATGTTAGTTCCCGAATCATTAGCTGGTGGGTTGATTGGAAGGTGCGGCTCCAATATTTCAAGGATCCGAGCAGAGTCTGGAGCGTCAATTAAG GTACATGGTGGGAAAGGTGAACAGAAACAAAGACAAGTCCATCTGGGTGGTAATGCACAACAG GTCGCCCTTGCTAAGCAACGTGTTGATGAATATGTCTATTCCCAGTTGATGTTACAAGCTGGTGGTGAGCAGCTACAGGAGTCAATGCAGCTGCAGCAGTCAGTGCACCTGCAACAGTCAATGCAGCTGCAGCAGTCAGTGCAGTTGCAACAACAAAT ACCAGACCCATCTGCTACTCTAATGCAAGGATATAGTCACGGTCATGGACTTTATATGAACAG TAACCAAGAAGTTCAAATGATGTCATCATACCCACAAGTATACACATCGAGCACCCCTCAAGCTCCTTCTTACTATGGTCAGTCTTATCCAGCTCCACAAATGTAG